CTATGGGAGACTTTATAGAGGAAGTCAAAAAGGTATGTGCATATTTGGCAACATCAAGGCCAACAGCGGTAAATTTATTTTGGGCACTCGAAAGAATGGAGGCAGTCGCGGCAGAGAACTCACATTTATCAATTGCTCAGTTGAAAGATAGATTACTAGAAGAGGCAAAAGAGATTCATAGAGAAGATGAAGAAATTAACCGTCAAATTGGAGAACAGGCATTAACATTATTCCATGATGGAATGGGAGTCTTAACACATTGTAATGCTGGTGCGTTAGCGACGACTAAGTATGGTACTGCGACAGCTCCAATGTACTTAGCGAAAGAAAAAGGATGGGACTTAAAAATCTATTCAGATGAAACTCGTCCTAGGTTACAAGGTTCAACGTTAACAGCATTAGAACTACAGCAAGCGGGAATTGATGTTACTGTCATTACGGATAACATGGCAGCTATGGTCATGTCACAAGGGAAGATTGATGCGGTAATCGTTGGGTGCGATCGTGTGGCAGCAAACGGTGATGTAGCAAATAAAATTGGGACATTAGGCGTATCTATTTTAGCGAAATACTACAACATTCCGTTTTATGTAGCGGCACCAACACCGACAATTGATTTAAAAACACCGACAGGAAAAGAAATTCCGATTGAGGAAAGAGATGCTTCTGAAGTAATTAATCGTTTCGGACAATATTCTGCTCCGAAAGAAAGTAAAGTATATAATCCAGCATTTGATGTAACACCACATGAAAATGTAACAGCAATTATTACGGAAAAAGGGATTGTAAAAGCACCGTTTACGGAGAACTTAAAAAAGCTATTTCAAATAAGTAGATAGAATGAAAAAGTCAGTCATCATAAGATTCATACTTAGGGGGATGTATATGTTATTACAAAAAGAAAGAGAAGAAATTGTAGCGTATGGAAAGAAAATGATTTCTAGCGGTTTAACAAAGGGGACAGGCGGTAATATTAGTATTTTCAATCGTGAGCAAGGTCTTGTTGCAATGAGTCCAAGTGGTTTAGATTATTATGAAACGAAGCCGGAAGATGTTGTTATATTAAACTTAGATGGTGAAGTGGTAGAGGGAGAGAGAAAACCATCAAGTGAGCTAGATATGCATCTGATTTATTATAGAAATCGTGAAGATATAAATGCGCTTGTGCATACACATTCTCCGTATGCGAAGACGATTGCATCATTAGGATGGGAACTTCCTGCTGTATCGTATTTAATTGCTTTCGCGGGCCCGAATGTACGCTGTGCACCGTATGAAACATTTGGTACGAAGCAATTAGCAGAGGCTGCTTTTGAAGGCATGATTGATCGCCGGGCAGTATTACTTGCGAACCACGGTTTAATTGCAGGTGCAAATAATATCAAAATGGCATTTACTGTTGCGGAAGAAATTGAGTTTTGTGCGCAAATTTATTATCAAACGAAAAGCGTTGGAGAACCGAAGTTATTGCCAGAAGATGAGATGGAGAATTTGGCGAAGAAGTTTGAAGGATATGGGCAGCAGTAGAATGATACAGAAACACCCTCAAGATTTCACTCTTGAGGGTGTTTCTATGCTTTCTTAAGCAACAAATACATAAAGTAAGGAGCACCAATTAAAGCAACGACAATACCTGCTGGAATGCCATTAGGTTCAACGATGTTTCTTCCGATTGTGTCTGCTAGTAACAATAGCCATCCGCCGATTAAAACGGCGATAGGCATGAATATTTGATGTCTCGGACCTACTAAGGATTTCGCGATATGAGGAGCCATTAGTCCGATAAAGCTAATTCCTCCTGTTACGGAAACTGCAGCAGCAGCAAGCGCAACGGCTGCAACTAATAAGTATCTACGCTCTTTTTCAATTTCAATTCCAACGCCGATTGCGACTGGCTCGTTTAATGCTAGAATGTTTAATCGATTTGCTTTATAGAAAACGAACGGAATTAATACGGTTAACCACGGGAGCATTGCGAAAACGAAGACCCAGTCATCTCCCCAAATGTTTCCGGCGATCCACTTGGCGATAAAGTCCACTTTCATACGATCAGCAGATGAAATAAGGACAATCATCATTCCAGATAGTGCAAATGAAAAACCAATACCAGTTAATGTTAATCGGATTGGCTGAAGTCCAGTTGATTTACTATATGAAAATACGTAAATTAGAACAGCTGTCAGAAATGCTCCGATAAATCCAACGACAGGTAGTAAGTAAAGAAATGAACCTACATCTATTGGAAAGTATAAAAAGAAAATAGCAACGGCAACACCGGCCCCAGAATTGAACCCGAGAATACCAGGTTCAGCTAAATCGTTTCGGGTAATTCCTTGCAGAATAGCCCCTGATAAAGCGAGAGCCATACCAGCTAATAATGTAATGACAATTCTAGGTAGTCTTAAAGAGTATAAAACGAACTCCTCTTTAAAAGTCCCTTGTCCCATTAATGTTGGGAGTAGTCGATCATAAGATAAAGATGCTGAACCGAGTCCCATTCCAACTACAATGGTTGTGATGGTTAGTATAAGTAAAGCGAGTATAATAAGACGTTGTTTTCTTAGAATAGATTGTATCATGAGAATGTTTTTCCTCCTTTACGTACAATGAATAGGAAGAATGGTAGCCCTACAATTGCGACAATAGCGGCAACTGGTGTTTCGTACGGAGCGTTAATCGTACGTCCGATTGTATCTGCAAGTAGCATAAAGGAGGCTCCAGCAATTGCTGACATCGGTATAACAAATCGGTAATCTGGACCGACAATTGGGCGTACCATATGAGGCACCATTAAACCGATAAATGCCATATTTCCGACAAGCGCTACAGACGCACCTGCAAGTAAAATAATAATGATAAATAGAATGGTTTTAATAACAATAATTTTTTGACCTAGTCCAATAGCTACTTCTTCACTGAAACTAAGAACCGTCAATTTTTTTGCTAGTAAGATAGCGATAAAGATACTAATTGAAATGACTGGAATAATAATTTTTAATTGGTCCCAAGTTGTTCCAATTACGCCCCCAGCAGTCCAAAGTGATACCTCTTGTGAAATTTTAAAATAAATGCCAACGCCTTCTGAAATTGCAAGTAGAAATGCTGAAACGGCAGCACCAGCTAATACAATTCGAAGAGGAGAGAGCCCACCTTTTTTCACCATGCCAATGCCAAATACCATAATTGCACCAATTGCAGCACCGATAAAGCAAGCAAATGTTAAGTAAAGATAGCTGA
This Bacillus paramycoides DNA region includes the following protein-coding sequences:
- the mtnA gene encoding S-methyl-5-thioribose-1-phosphate isomerase; its protein translation is MEERLIPIQWKDDALVLLDQTLLPNEIVYESFKTVESVWDAIQVMKVRGAPAIGVSAAYGVYLGTKEVTQSTMGDFIEEVKKVCAYLATSRPTAVNLFWALERMEAVAAENSHLSIAQLKDRLLEEAKEIHREDEEINRQIGEQALTLFHDGMGVLTHCNAGALATTKYGTATAPMYLAKEKGWDLKIYSDETRPRLQGSTLTALELQQAGIDVTVITDNMAAMVMSQGKIDAVIVGCDRVAANGDVANKIGTLGVSILAKYYNIPFYVAAPTPTIDLKTPTGKEIPIEERDASEVINRFGQYSAPKESKVYNPAFDVTPHENVTAIITEKGIVKAPFTENLKKLFQISR
- a CDS encoding FecCD family ABC transporter permease, whose product is MNRKDVKRMIKDYDNPRSIAFTYKLILSIIAFFLIFMVAMVLGAADTSIKDVWLALTSSAKGDKLSIIREIRLPREVAAIFVGAGLAVSGAIMQGLTRNPLADPGLLGLSGGANAALALTIAFNPSISYLYLTFACFIGAAIGAIMVFGIGMVKKGGLSPLRIVLAGAAVSAFLLAISEGVGIYFKISQEVSLWTAGGVIGTTWDQLKIIIPVISISIFIAILLAKKLTVLSFSEEVAIGLGQKIIVIKTILFIIIILLAGASVALVGNMAFIGLMVPHMVRPIVGPDYRFVIPMSAIAGASFMLLADTIGRTINAPYETPVAAIVAIVGLPFFLFIVRKGGKTFS
- a CDS encoding FecCD family ABC transporter permease — translated: MIQSILRKQRLIILALLILTITTIVVGMGLGSASLSYDRLLPTLMGQGTFKEEFVLYSLRLPRIVITLLAGMALALSGAILQGITRNDLAEPGILGFNSGAGVAVAIFFLYFPIDVGSFLYLLPVVGFIGAFLTAVLIYVFSYSKSTGLQPIRLTLTGIGFSFALSGMMIVLISSADRMKVDFIAKWIAGNIWGDDWVFVFAMLPWLTVLIPFVFYKANRLNILALNEPVAIGVGIEIEKERRYLLVAAVALAAAAVSVTGGISFIGLMAPHIAKSLVGPRHQIFMPIAVLIGGWLLLLADTIGRNIVEPNGIPAGIVVALIGAPYFMYLLLKKA
- a CDS encoding L-fuculose-phosphate aldolase produces the protein MLLQKEREEIVAYGKKMISSGLTKGTGGNISIFNREQGLVAMSPSGLDYYETKPEDVVILNLDGEVVEGERKPSSELDMHLIYYRNREDINALVHTHSPYAKTIASLGWELPAVSYLIAFAGPNVRCAPYETFGTKQLAEAAFEGMIDRRAVLLANHGLIAGANNIKMAFTVAEEIEFCAQIYYQTKSVGEPKLLPEDEMENLAKKFEGYGQQ